TGCTCGTGGCGCTGGCTGCAGCACTCGCGGCTGTCCGCGATCCGCCGATCAGTTTCAGGATCGCGGTCTTGATCGTCCGGAACGCGGACAGCACGACGAACAGAGGTGCCAGGGCGCTCTTGATCGGCGCCATGATGAGCCGTCGGAGCATGCTCAGACCACCGCCGGGTACTGGGACTGGTCGACGCCGAGTGTCTCTAGCAAGTCCTGTGCGGGTGGTACGTCATCGGCCGAGGTCGCGGTCGCGACCCGGTCGAGCGCACCCTCGAGTTCTTCGAGTCGGTCAGTGACTTCCTCGAGATTCAATATCCGCGGCGACAGTGAGAGGTACGTCGATCCTTCGACCTCAATGAGGTCGTCCATGTCCATCGTCGGCATCCCCTCGTCCGGCAGTTCCAGCCGTCCGAAGCCGGTGACAGTAACGGGAGACGCCAGTTCGATCTCACCTTCGACGACGGCCTGTGGCAAGACGGTTGACACGTCGTTCAGTTTTGTCTGGCCGTAGGATTTGAACGTGTAGACGAGACTGTTCTGGGCAACCAGTTTCCGCTCTGCGCTGACAATACCAATGACGGCGCAATTCTCAAGGATCACGTCGGTACCGACGACGTTGCCGTAGACGATTGCGTCCGTGAGGCGGATTCGGGTTCCCGTCACCGTTCCGTAGACAGTCGCACCCG
This window of the Halapricum desulfuricans genome carries:
- a CDS encoding bactofilin family protein; the encoded protein is MASIEKTRAIVEEGETYDGKIVPTVKAEIGRPVRIYEGATVQGSVYGETVEIKGGTVEGSVMGAESVEFEDGSVEGEVGADGKVAGSGATVYGTVTGTRIRLTDAIVYGNVVGTDVILENCAVIGIVSAERKLVAQNSLVYTFKSYGQTKLNDVSTVLPQAVVEGEIELASPVTVTGFGRLELPDEGMPTMDMDDLIEVEGSTYLSLSPRILNLEEVTDRLEELEGALDRVATATSADDVPPAQDLLETLGVDQSQYPAVV